A segment of the uncultured Desulfobulbus sp. genome:
CTTCACCATAGCCCGCACGGAGGCGCTCAAGGACAGGGGAGTCCTGGGCCATGTCCAGGGGATGGATGTACCGGCTCACCTCCCGGTAGAGATCGGCGGGATGGAACAGCAGGTCGGATTCCGCCATGCCGTAACCGTTATAGTTGAGCAGGCGGCCCATCTCCTTGAGCAGATCGATCTCCTGGGACGAAAATTCCATCCCGGCGGCCAGGGTTGTAGCCACATCATCGAGGTTGTCGCCAAAGGCCCCGACAATGGCCCAGGGGCGGTATTTCCCGGCCAGCAATCCGTCGATGATCAACGATGTACAGAGCAAGGGCGAGGGGTCGATGTGTGCCTCCAGGGCATTGGATCCCGGAATGTTGCCGCTGTAATGATGATCGGCGTAAAAGACCCGGTTTCCCTGGGCGAGCAGCAGATTGAGCGGTTCGCGGTTTTTGTCCAGGGAGATGTCGAGCACGGTGATTCGGCTGTCGCGCACCTCCGCCAGGCGGGCGAGCAGGCTGATATCCCGTTTGACTCCGGTCACCAGACAGGCCTGCGGACAGGGTGCATCCAGCCGCAGCTGATGCAGGGCGCAGATGCCGTCGGCATCGCCGTTAAAGACATCGACAGTGGTTGGAGCATCCGGGGCAACACTGGAAGAGCTGGGCATGGTCATGAGGGTATCGTTCTAGGCTGTCAAAGGTTGGCTGTTCCGCTGGCGATCAAGGCTGCAAGAGGCAACCATCGCCTCTTACTGGCCGGTGAAGTCAAAACCGAAAGGGCTCCCGATATTCGCCAGGCGAAAGGTGAGCATAAAGGACTGATCGCCGGATTCACTGTGGGAGGAGAGCTCCACCGACCAGCAGGGCTGGATGTAGCGCAGCCGGATCGTTTCCTCGATGGTATCGCTGTCTTCGATGGACCGTTCCAGGGAATATCCCGCAGCAAGGTTATAGGGAAGAAAATACCACAGACTTCCCTTGACCGAGTTGACATCGGTCAGTTCGTTGTAGCGGTAATCAAGGCTGAACATATCGCCCCGGCTGCTGAGGTAGTCGCTGTCGATGGAGTGAAAAAAGGCGCCATCGCCATAGACGTCGAACTTGGTGGTGTACTTGATGCGCATCCGCTCGACCGGGTACCAGCCGGTTTCAGCCTCGATCGGGGTGAGCGGCGTATCCTCTTCGACACTGCGCAGATCATAGCCCTCTTTGATCTTGAAAAAAGCGAACTCGCGGTCAAAACCGCGGCCGTTGTGCTCCCCGGATATGGAAAAGAAGTTGTTGACTCCGAGGTAGACCGTGTTCTGCTCCTCAAGCTCATCCACCCAGTCGAACTGCGGCATCAGTTCTTCAGTGGGGATCTCGGTATAGCCGTAGGCGAGATAGGGCCGCACGGTATGGGAGAGGCCGGTGACCTCGCCAAAGGCCACCGAAAAATCCCGTTCGAGGGTGGTGCCGATCTCTGCGTTGAGGTTATAGAGGAACCGATTTCTGGAATCGGTGTCTTCCCACTCGGATGCCCCGTTGTCATCAATGATGTAGGAGGTGTTGCGCACCCCGCCGCTGACATAGCTCTCAATATAGGGCGACAGGGGAATACCGGTGGTGATGGTGGGCATCAGGTCAAGACGCTGGCCCTCAACGCCCTCCTCACGCCAGAACGAGGTGTAGTTGGCATCCCAGGAAAAATCGGGTCCGCTGCTGTTGCCGATGGGCAGGAGACCGGAGTAGGTTATCGAGGGCAGCTTCCAGGCAAGGGAAGGATTGTCCGCGGTATAGACCGTCTCGCTGACATCGTTGATGGCGGAAAGTTCGGCCAAAAGCGCGCTGCTGCCGCTGTCCCAAGAGCGGAGGGCGCCGAAGGTATTTTCCCGGTAGCGGTAGGATTTGTCGGTAAAGCCACGGCCGAACAGGTTGAAGAAACGTTGCTGGCTGGTGGAAAAGCTGCTCGATCCGCTGGTGAATTCGCTGAGATAATCCAGGTCGGAGACGATATCAATATCAAGGCGTGTGGTCCAGGAGCCGATCTCCTGATCCGCCTTGCCCCGAATCCAGTAGCGGTCGGGAT
Coding sequences within it:
- a CDS encoding acetyltransferase, which produces MTMPSSSSVAPDAPTTVDVFNGDADGICALHQLRLDAPCPQACLVTGVKRDISLLARLAEVRDSRITVLDISLDKNREPLNLLLAQGNRVFYADHHYSGNIPGSNALEAHIDPSPLLCTSLIIDGLLAGKYRPWAIVGAFGDNLDDVATTLAAGMEFSSQEIDLLKEMGRLLNYNGYGMAESDLLFHPADLYREVSRYIHPLDMAQDSPVLERLRAGYGEDMAQAAAMQACHSSDAGRVFCLPDAPWAKRVVGVFANQLAREQPLQAHATLIPRADATYLVSVRAPLATREGADTLCRRFPTGGGRAAAAGINALPYSQLDAFLAAFNEQYATPQP
- the lptD gene encoding LPS assembly protein LptD — protein: MNHPSLFRILPTLLLLPILLGLCASSGWAAVSLDAKQWNITADRMIREENPPLLVAEGNVLLEKKEPVEPQTASGTKTAGTTGQAEPQLKTVTTVKADRVAYNFTKGTLEATGHLQIAVGGDVLTADSGTIDLNKATGSFKHATVVRHEKDLHFEGSLIEKTGELTYHIEHGWVVTCKLEPGQVPPWSFAAADTELTDGGYAYLKHATFRIKDVPILYSPIMLLPAKRKRQTGLLFPMMSMSDRDGFNIETPLYINLSPSSDLTLYPRYFSERGVMLGAEYRYVLDNDSKGMIMGHYLDDDLTDPSEISYYRDSDFTHTNPDRYWIRGKADQEIGSWTTRLDIDIVSDLDYLSEFTSGSSSFSTSQQRFFNLFGRGFTDKSYRYRENTFGALRSWDSGSSALLAELSAINDVSETVYTADNPSLAWKLPSITYSGLLPIGNSSGPDFSWDANYTSFWREEGVEGQRLDLMPTITTGIPLSPYIESYVSGGVRNTSYIIDDNGASEWEDTDSRNRFLYNLNAEIGTTLERDFSVAFGEVTGLSHTVRPYLAYGYTEIPTEELMPQFDWVDELEEQNTVYLGVNNFFSISGEHNGRGFDREFAFFKIKEGYDLRSVEEDTPLTPIEAETGWYPVERMRIKYTTKFDVYGDGAFFHSIDSDYLSSRGDMFSLDYRYNELTDVNSVKGSLWYFLPYNLAAGYSLERSIEDSDTIEETIRLRYIQPCWSVELSSHSESGDQSFMLTFRLANIGSPFGFDFTGQ